One genomic region from Chloroflexota bacterium encodes:
- a CDS encoding Gfo/Idh/MocA family oxidoreductase produces the protein MTYKCALLGCGPRAIGHIEAYQHVKRGKLIAICDRHEEKVESLGSRFGIAARYTDFAQMLQKERPDVVHIVTQPTHRVDALTIASEYGVPAVIVEKPIAIQGEDYRALCELQAATRTKICVNHQLHFHPRRLELERYVREGHIGEIRFLEASARMNLAYQGTHILELISAFNGGARPIAVFGQVAGAEGLKGTKGHYAPDQCVASIAFANGVRAQLLCGKNAPAVREGPVHTHKRIAVYGTRGLVHWTMKGWERTGADGTLEQGFHNYADEDILGQAGLTEAVFDWLEDESRVHPTNLAASLIQFNIILGIYMSALHHQLISLPVDPEPHLIDALKARLTR, from the coding sequence ATGACCTACAAATGTGCGTTGCTCGGGTGCGGCCCGCGCGCGATCGGGCACATCGAGGCGTATCAGCACGTCAAGCGAGGGAAGCTGATCGCCATCTGTGACCGGCACGAGGAGAAAGTCGAAAGCCTGGGTTCCCGTTTCGGGATTGCGGCGCGCTATACGGACTTCGCTCAGATGCTCCAAAAGGAGCGGCCGGATGTCGTGCATATCGTGACGCAGCCGACGCATCGTGTGGATGCGCTGACCATCGCCAGTGAGTATGGCGTTCCCGCCGTGATCGTCGAAAAGCCCATCGCCATCCAGGGCGAGGACTACCGCGCCCTTTGTGAACTCCAGGCGGCCACCCGGACCAAGATATGCGTCAATCATCAGCTTCACTTTCACCCGCGGCGGCTGGAGCTGGAACGGTACGTGCGGGAGGGACACATCGGGGAGATCCGCTTTCTGGAGGCCAGCGCGCGCATGAACCTGGCTTATCAGGGCACCCACATCCTTGAGCTCATCAGCGCTTTCAACGGCGGGGCCAGGCCGATCGCCGTGTTCGGACAGGTCGCGGGCGCTGAGGGATTGAAGGGAACGAAGGGTCATTATGCCCCCGACCAGTGCGTCGCCAGCATTGCCTTTGCGAACGGCGTTCGCGCCCAGCTCCTGTGCGGGAAGAATGCACCCGCGGTGAGGGAAGGCCCTGTCCACACGCATAAGCGGATCGCTGTCTATGGCACGCGCGGCCTGGTGCATTGGACGATGAAGGGATGGGAGCGGACCGGCGCCGACGGCACTCTCGAGCAGGGCTTTCACAACTACGCCGATGAAGATATCCTCGGCCAGGCGGGGTTGACCGAAGCCGTCTTCGACTGGTTGGAAGACGAATCCAGGGTCCACCCGACGAATCTGGCGGCCTCGTTGATTCAGTTCAACATCATCCTCGGCATCTACATGAGCGCGCTGCACCATCAGCTGATCTCGTTGCCAGTCGATCCGGAGCCGCATCTCATCGACGCGCTGAAGGCCCGGCTCACAAGATGA
- a CDS encoding zinc-binding dehydrogenase, whose protein sequence is MKKAVILGKRRAALVDVPDPQPKEDWVLVKVHAAPMCAEYKSFVAGRKVEYLGHEAAGEVVAVAQPGRVNVGDRVVVMPLSGCGQCRLCVSGDYIYCEHAPDFAQVHGSLEGSATMAQYLLKPSWLLPKIPDGMSYERASLACCALGPSFGAFQRMGLSAFDTVLITGAGPVGLGAIVNARFRGARVVVVEPEPWRAERARAMGVAAVLDPADAHLLEAIRDMTGGRGVDAALDCSGSVQAERLCIDATRRRGRVAFIGECHDDLSIRVSPDMIRKGLTVIGSWHYNLADFAQVMKVIQESPLIDLLVSHVIPMSRIQEAFEISASHQSAKIILKPWE, encoded by the coding sequence ATGAAAAAAGCCGTCATACTCGGGAAACGCCGGGCCGCTCTGGTCGATGTACCGGATCCACAGCCCAAGGAGGACTGGGTTCTCGTCAAGGTTCACGCGGCCCCCATGTGCGCGGAGTACAAGAGTTTCGTGGCCGGACGAAAGGTGGAATATCTGGGGCACGAGGCCGCCGGGGAGGTGGTGGCCGTGGCCCAGCCGGGGCGCGTCAACGTCGGCGATCGGGTGGTCGTCATGCCTTTGTCTGGCTGCGGGCAGTGCAGGTTATGCGTCTCCGGCGACTACATCTATTGCGAGCACGCCCCCGACTTCGCGCAGGTCCATGGCAGCCTGGAGGGCAGTGCCACCATGGCCCAATACCTGTTGAAGCCGTCCTGGCTCTTGCCCAAGATCCCGGACGGAATGTCCTACGAGCGCGCCTCCCTGGCCTGCTGCGCCCTGGGCCCTTCCTTCGGCGCGTTCCAGCGCATGGGCCTGAGCGCCTTCGATACTGTCCTGATTACAGGGGCCGGACCGGTTGGGCTGGGTGCCATCGTCAACGCTCGCTTCCGAGGGGCTCGGGTCGTCGTCGTGGAGCCGGAGCCGTGGCGGGCGGAGCGGGCTCGCGCCATGGGCGTGGCCGCCGTGCTCGATCCGGCTGACGCTCATCTGTTGGAGGCGATCCGGGATATGACAGGTGGCAGAGGCGTCGATGCCGCGCTCGATTGCTCCGGTAGTGTGCAGGCCGAACGGCTCTGCATCGATGCCACGCGGCGGCGCGGCCGGGTCGCCTTCATCGGCGAGTGCCACGACGACCTGAGTATTCGGGTCAGCCCGGACATGATCCGCAAGGGGCTTACCGTGATCGGCTCGTGGCACTACAACCTGGCTGACTTCGCCCAGGTCATGAAGGTGATTCAGGAATCCCCGCTGATCGATCTCCTCGTCAGCCACGTCATCCCGATGAGCAGGATCCAGGAGGCGTTCGAGATCTCGGCCTCTCACCAGAGCGCCAAGATCATCCTCAAGCCGTGGGAGTGA
- a CDS encoding NAD(P)-dependent oxidoreductase has protein sequence MKVLITGGSGRLAKYVARELEGDYEVVLFSRTRPPEDRAHLPWIQGDLNSYDDCLGAVEGVQVIQHLGAMPYPTDHPQIRAEMEASGRDLPPFDATMRTNILGTYYLMQAAVQAGVQVVVMSGSNCALGHGYRISDEPFPIQYLPIDEEHPTAVEDSYSYSKLAGEELLASFTRAYGIRTYVTRPSGICPPERRKAMAESAQPATEWNPWLWGWVASEDVARMHRMIMEAAETLPPHDVYFLNGPDTTALEPSMELIERFRPDLLPKVRKLEGHQAFFSCEKARQAFGWEPRYTWREYLR, from the coding sequence ATGAAGGTGCTGATAACCGGAGGCAGCGGCCGGCTGGCGAAATACGTCGCCAGGGAGCTGGAGGGCGACTACGAGGTCGTGCTCTTCTCCCGAACCCGCCCGCCGGAGGATCGGGCTCACCTGCCCTGGATTCAGGGGGATCTGAACAGCTACGATGATTGCCTGGGCGCCGTGGAGGGTGTGCAGGTCATCCAGCATTTAGGTGCCATGCCCTATCCGACGGACCATCCCCAGATCCGGGCCGAGATGGAGGCGAGCGGCCGGGACCTCCCGCCCTTCGACGCCACGATGCGCACCAACATTCTAGGGACCTACTACCTCATGCAGGCCGCGGTGCAGGCCGGTGTGCAGGTCGTCGTCATGTCCGGCAGCAACTGCGCTTTGGGGCACGGCTACCGCATCAGCGACGAGCCCTTCCCCATTCAGTATCTCCCCATCGACGAGGAGCACCCCACCGCGGTCGAGGACTCCTACTCCTACTCCAAGCTGGCTGGGGAGGAACTGCTGGCATCCTTCACCCGGGCTTACGGCATCCGGACCTACGTCACGCGGCCGTCCGGCATCTGCCCGCCGGAGCGACGCAAGGCGATGGCGGAGAGCGCCCAACCGGCGACGGAGTGGAACCCGTGGCTCTGGGGTTGGGTGGCCAGCGAGGACGTGGCGCGTATGCACCGCATGATCATGGAGGCGGCCGAGACGTTGCCGCCTCATGACGTGTACTTCCTGAACGGGCCGGATACCACGGCCCTGGAGCCGTCAATGGAGCTGATCGAGCGCTTCCGTCCGGATCTACTGCCCAAGGTGCGCAAGTTGGAGGGCCATCAGGCCTTCTTCAGTTGTGAGAAGGCGCGTCAGGCCTTCGGCTGGGAGCCACGATACACGTGGCGGGAATACTTGAGATAG